In Pseudomonas sp. MM213, a genomic segment contains:
- a CDS encoding DNA internalization-related competence protein ComEC/Rec2, which yields MRTGMMALALGLLALRFLPVLPPVWLWLVLPVTGLMALPFRTYPLAFFLFGISWAGANAQWALDDRLPAHLDGETRWVEGRVTGLPQNNDGVVRFELTDVRSRQAEVPQRMRLAWYDGPPVNSGERWRLAVKLKRPAGLLNPHAFDYDAWLLAQRIGATGTIKDGERLREARWAWRDSIRQRLQTVDAQGRTGALIALVLGDGAGLSREDWQVLQDTGTVHLLVISGQHIGLLAGVVYLLIAGLARYGVWPSRLPWLPWACALAFAAALGYGLLAGFEVPVRRACVMIGLVLLWRLRFRHLGAWWPLLLALNAVLLLDPLASLQPGFWLSFAAVAVLIFTFGGRLGPWRWWQTWTRAQWLIAIGLGPLLLVLGLPISLSGPVANLLAVPWISLLVLPPALLGTLLLPLPYVGEGLLWLAGGLIDWLFKGLGLMAGQLPAWVPTAIPLWIWALGMLGAFLLLMPRGVPLRPLGWPLLLLLVFPPRPLLPEGIAEVWQLDVGQGLAILVRTRHHTLLYDTGPRFGDFDLGERVVLPAMRKLGVNELDLMLISHADADHAGGARAVANGLPIKLVLSGDPLALPAELHADACESGQQWTWDGVRFQLWQWPSATDRNQKSCVLQIEAKGERLLLTGDIDSAAERALLDSPLAVPTDWLQAPHHGSRSSSSMALLTALQPKAVLISRGNGNSFGHPHPTVMARYKKRGMEIHDSAEQGAIRLHLGRFDPPWTMRQERRFWRSTQ from the coding sequence ATGCGCACAGGGATGATGGCGCTGGCGTTGGGTCTGCTGGCCCTGCGTTTTTTGCCGGTATTACCGCCGGTCTGGTTATGGCTGGTGTTGCCCGTAACGGGTTTGATGGCGCTGCCGTTTCGCACGTACCCATTGGCTTTTTTTCTGTTCGGCATCAGTTGGGCCGGCGCAAATGCGCAGTGGGCGCTGGATGATCGTTTGCCAGCGCATCTCGATGGCGAAACCCGTTGGGTCGAAGGGCGGGTTACCGGTTTGCCGCAGAACAATGACGGGGTTGTGCGCTTCGAACTGACAGACGTCCGGTCGCGACAGGCCGAGGTGCCGCAACGGATGCGCCTGGCCTGGTATGACGGACCGCCGGTCAACAGTGGTGAACGCTGGCGGCTCGCGGTGAAGCTGAAACGTCCTGCCGGGCTGCTCAATCCTCATGCCTTCGATTACGACGCCTGGCTGTTGGCACAACGCATCGGCGCTACCGGAACGATCAAGGACGGTGAGCGGCTCAGGGAAGCCCGATGGGCCTGGCGCGACAGCATCCGCCAGCGTTTGCAAACCGTGGATGCCCAGGGGCGAACCGGGGCGTTGATTGCGCTGGTGCTGGGGGATGGCGCCGGGCTGAGTCGTGAGGATTGGCAGGTGTTGCAAGACACCGGCACTGTGCATTTGCTGGTGATTTCCGGACAGCACATCGGTTTGCTGGCGGGGGTGGTTTACCTGCTGATTGCCGGACTCGCTCGTTATGGGGTGTGGCCGAGCCGTTTGCCGTGGCTGCCATGGGCCTGCGCACTGGCATTCGCCGCCGCCCTTGGTTACGGACTGCTGGCGGGGTTCGAAGTACCGGTGCGGCGGGCTTGCGTGATGATCGGCCTGGTGCTGTTGTGGCGCCTGCGATTTCGTCACCTCGGCGCCTGGTGGCCGCTGTTGCTGGCGCTCAACGCTGTTTTGTTGCTGGATCCGCTGGCGAGCCTGCAACCAGGTTTCTGGTTGTCCTTCGCCGCAGTGGCGGTGTTGATCTTCACCTTCGGCGGTCGCTTGGGGCCGTGGCGATGGTGGCAAACCTGGACCCGTGCTCAATGGCTGATCGCGATCGGACTGGGCCCGTTGCTCTTGGTGTTGGGATTGCCGATCAGTCTCAGCGGGCCGGTCGCCAATCTGCTGGCGGTGCCCTGGATCAGTTTGCTGGTATTGCCACCGGCCTTGCTGGGAACCCTGTTGTTGCCGCTGCCGTATGTGGGCGAGGGCTTGTTGTGGCTGGCAGGTGGGCTGATCGACTGGCTGTTCAAGGGCCTTGGGTTGATGGCCGGTCAATTGCCAGCGTGGGTGCCCACGGCGATTCCATTGTGGATATGGGCACTGGGCATGCTCGGCGCGTTTCTGCTGTTAATGCCTCGCGGTGTACCGCTGCGCCCGCTGGGTTGGCCGTTGTTGCTGTTGCTGGTTTTTCCACCACGGCCACTTTTGCCGGAGGGCATCGCTGAAGTCTGGCAGCTGGATGTCGGCCAGGGGTTGGCGATTCTGGTGCGAACTCGCCATCACACGCTGTTGTATGACACCGGACCACGCTTCGGCGACTTCGATCTAGGCGAGCGAGTGGTCCTGCCAGCGATGCGCAAACTCGGCGTGAACGAACTCGACCTGATGTTGATCAGCCACGCCGACGCCGATCACGCTGGTGGTGCGCGAGCGGTTGCCAATGGTTTGCCGATAAAGCTGGTGCTCAGCGGTGATCCCTTGGCGCTGCCCGCCGAATTGCACGCCGATGCCTGCGAGAGTGGCCAGCAATGGACCTGGGACGGCGTGAGGTTTCAGCTCTGGCAATGGCCTTCGGCCACGGACCGCAATCAAAAGTCCTGCGTGCTGCAAATCGAAGCCAAAGGCGAGCGATTATTGCTGACCGGAGACATCGACAGCGCCGCCGAGCGCGCCCTGCTCGACAGCCCGCTCGCAGTGCCCACCGATTGGTTGCAGGCGCCGCACCACGGTAGCCGCAGCTCGTCGTCGATGGCGTTGCTCACTGCGTTGCAACCCAAAGCCGTGCTGATCTCTCGCGGCAACGGCAATTCGTTCGGTCACCCGCACCCCACGGTCATGGCCCGTTATAAAAAACGCGGTATGGAAATCCATGACAGCGCCGAGCAGGGCGCCATCCGTCTGCACCTCGGACGCTTCGATCCCCCGTGGACGATGCGTCAAGAACGGCGTTTCTGGCGTTCCACGCAATAA
- a CDS encoding DUF2062 domain-containing protein, whose translation MPRRLFKRYMPDPISIREHKSLRFLGTLLHDPNLWHLNRHSVARAMAVGLFAAFLPIPLQMLVAAVLAIVVRGNMPIAVSLVWLTNPITMPAVFFCTYQTGAWLMDVPARHLPDELTWEWISGELSTLWQPFLLGSVVVGLVLGALAYCLVMMYWRWWVSRQWARRKKKRML comes from the coding sequence ATGCCCCGGCGCTTATTCAAACGTTACATGCCAGACCCGATCAGCATCAGGGAACACAAATCCTTACGCTTTCTCGGCACGCTGTTGCATGACCCGAACCTCTGGCATCTCAACCGTCACTCGGTCGCACGGGCGATGGCGGTGGGTTTGTTTGCGGCGTTCCTGCCGATTCCGCTGCAGATGCTGGTGGCGGCGGTTCTGGCCATTGTCGTACGCGGCAATATGCCGATTGCGGTCAGTCTGGTCTGGCTGACTAATCCGATCACCATGCCTGCGGTGTTTTTTTGTACGTACCAGACTGGGGCGTGGTTGATGGATGTCCCGGCTCGTCATCTGCCGGATGAGTTGACCTGGGAGTGGATCAGCGGGGAGCTGTCTACGCTGTGGCAGCCGTTTTTGCTGGGGTCGGTTGTGGTGGGGCTGGTGTTGGGGGCGCTCGCTTATTGCCTGGTGATGATGTATTGGCGGTGGTGGGTGAGTCGGCAGTGGGCTCGGCGCAAGAAGAAGCGGATGTTGTGA
- a CDS encoding IS481 family transposase: MPWDTRDTMSLKEEFVALARQPGSNKRELCRRFGISPQTAYKWLNRYETHGQSGLQEKSRRPATSPKLTPAALEAEVLALRQEHPAWGGRTISIILKKQIAPSTVTNVLRRHGLIQPAQNEQEAKLRFEHDAPNDLWQMDFKGHFSTQEGRCHPLTLLDDHSRFNLAIQACDNERGATVKEKMIEVFQRFGLPARINVDNGPPWGSPRNPGEITELSIWLIRLGIRISFSRPYHPQTNGKIERFHRSLKAEVLEGRQFSTVKEAQSAFDRWREVYNLQRPHQALNYQVPMDRYRSSPWAYPQQLSEFEYGPDDVLAKVYHSRFRFQKRYFSIAKGLVGQHIAIRPNPERNGLFDVYFCHHFLRTFDVSKPDYGS, encoded by the coding sequence ATGCCCTGGGACACGAGAGATACCATGAGCCTGAAAGAAGAGTTTGTTGCCTTAGCACGGCAACCCGGCAGCAATAAACGAGAACTGTGTCGACGGTTCGGCATCAGTCCGCAAACGGCCTACAAGTGGCTCAACCGCTACGAGACACACGGTCAGTCGGGACTGCAAGAGAAGTCCCGCAGACCTGCAACCAGCCCCAAGCTGACCCCTGCTGCTTTGGAGGCCGAAGTCTTAGCCCTCAGGCAAGAACATCCCGCATGGGGCGGACGCACAATCAGCATCATCTTGAAAAAGCAGATCGCTCCCAGCACCGTCACCAATGTCCTGCGCAGGCACGGGCTGATTCAGCCTGCTCAGAATGAGCAAGAGGCCAAGCTGAGATTTGAACACGATGCGCCTAACGATCTGTGGCAGATGGATTTCAAGGGGCACTTCTCAACGCAAGAAGGCCGATGCCACCCCCTGACTTTGTTGGACGACCACTCACGATTCAATTTGGCTATTCAGGCCTGCGATAACGAGCGCGGAGCCACGGTGAAGGAAAAGATGATTGAGGTATTCCAGCGCTTCGGATTACCAGCACGCATCAATGTTGATAACGGCCCGCCATGGGGCTCACCGCGCAACCCAGGTGAAATCACAGAGCTGAGTATCTGGCTGATTCGTTTAGGAATCCGGATCAGCTTCAGCCGCCCTTACCATCCCCAAACCAATGGGAAGATCGAGCGCTTCCACCGTTCACTCAAAGCCGAAGTGCTTGAGGGGCGTCAATTTTCCACGGTCAAGGAGGCTCAATCCGCGTTTGATCGATGGCGGGAGGTTTATAACCTGCAACGGCCTCATCAAGCGTTGAACTATCAAGTGCCGATGGACCGGTATCGCTCTAGCCCCTGGGCTTATCCGCAGCAACTATCGGAGTTTGAATACGGGCCGGACGATGTGTTGGCCAAGGTTTATCACAGCCGATTTCGCTTTCAGAAACGCTATTTCAGCATCGCCAAGGGCTTGGTTGGGCAGCACATCGCAATACGGCCCAACCCTGAAAGAAATGGACTCTTTGACGTCTACTTCTGCCATCACTTCCTAAGAACGTTCGACGTGAGCAAACCTGACTATGGGTCATAA
- a CDS encoding ABC transporter permease, giving the protein MSSELQPNLVALNTIVYREVKRFTRIWPQTLLPPAITMVLYFVIFGNLIGRQIGDMGGFTYMEYIVPGLIMMSVITNSYGNVVSSFFGSKFQRSIEELMVSPVSPHTILIGYTLGGVLRGLMVGLIVTLLSLFFTKLQVHHLGVTILVVVLTATIFSLLGFINAVFARNFDDISIIPTFVLTPLTYLGGVFYSISLLPPFWQTVSLANPVLHMVNAFRYGILGVSDIRISVAITFMLVATVVLYIGCARLLVSGRGMRT; this is encoded by the coding sequence ATGAGTTCCGAGCTGCAGCCCAATCTCGTCGCGCTCAATACCATCGTTTATCGCGAGGTCAAACGCTTCACCCGGATCTGGCCGCAGACGCTGCTGCCGCCGGCGATCACCATGGTTTTGTACTTCGTGATCTTCGGCAATCTGATCGGCCGGCAGATCGGTGACATGGGTGGTTTCACCTATATGGAATACATCGTGCCGGGGCTGATCATGATGTCGGTGATCACCAACTCCTACGGCAACGTGGTGTCGAGTTTCTTCGGCAGCAAGTTCCAGCGTTCCATCGAGGAACTGATGGTGTCGCCGGTGTCGCCGCACACGATTCTGATCGGCTACACCCTGGGCGGTGTGCTGCGCGGGTTGATGGTCGGGCTCATTGTGACGTTGCTGTCGCTGTTCTTTACCAAGTTGCAGGTGCATCACCTGGGCGTGACCATTCTGGTGGTGGTGCTGACGGCGACGATCTTCTCGTTGCTGGGTTTCATCAACGCGGTGTTTGCGCGCAACTTTGATGATATTTCGATCATTCCAACGTTTGTGCTGACGCCGCTGACCTATTTGGGCGGGGTGTTTTACTCGATCTCGTTGTTGCCGCCGTTTTGGCAGACGGTGTCGTTGGCGAACCCTGTTTTGCATATGGTCAATGCGTTTCGGTACGGGATTTTGGGTGTTTCGGACATCAGGATCAGTGTGGCGATTACGTTCATGCTGGTGGCGACGGTGGTGTTGTATATCGGGTGTGCGCGGTTGTTGGTTAGTGGTCGCGGGATGCGGACTTAA
- a CDS encoding ABC transporter ATP-binding protein — protein MSSALSIRQLTKTYGNGFQALSGIDLDVAEGDFFALLGPNGAGKSTTIGILSTLVNKTSGTVNIFGNDLDKNPAQLKRSIGVVPQEFNFNQFEKTFDIVVTQAGYYGIPPKIAKERAEQYLTQLGLWDKRDVPSRSLSGGMKRRLMIARALVHEPRLLILDEPTAGVDIELRRSMWTFLTELNQKGITIILTTHYLEEAEQLCRNIGIIDHGTIVENTSMKQLLGQLHVETFLLDTKNMLSVAPQLLGYPTRLLDGHTLEVQVDKSMGITALFTQLAQQNIEVLSLRNKTNRLEELFVSLVEKNLSKVAV, from the coding sequence ATGAGTTCCGCTCTGTCCATCCGGCAGCTAACCAAAACCTACGGCAACGGTTTCCAGGCCCTGAGTGGTATCGATCTGGACGTCGCCGAAGGTGACTTTTTCGCCTTGCTCGGCCCCAACGGCGCCGGCAAATCCACGACCATCGGCATTCTCTCGACCCTGGTGAACAAAACCAGCGGCACAGTGAATATCTTCGGCAACGACCTGGACAAGAATCCTGCGCAGCTCAAGCGCTCCATCGGCGTGGTGCCCCAGGAATTCAACTTCAACCAGTTCGAAAAAACCTTCGACATCGTCGTGACCCAGGCCGGTTATTACGGCATCCCGCCGAAAATCGCCAAGGAGCGCGCCGAGCAATACCTGACCCAACTCGGCTTGTGGGACAAACGCGATGTACCGTCGCGCTCGTTGTCCGGCGGCATGAAGCGTCGCTTGATGATCGCTCGCGCGCTGGTTCACGAACCGCGTCTGCTGATCCTCGACGAACCGACGGCGGGGGTCGATATCGAGCTGCGTCGTTCGATGTGGACGTTCCTCACCGAGCTGAACCAGAAAGGCATCACCATCATCCTCACCACGCACTATCTGGAGGAGGCTGAGCAGTTGTGCCGCAACATCGGCATCATCGACCACGGCACGATCGTCGAGAACACCAGCATGAAACAGCTGCTTGGCCAGCTGCATGTGGAAACCTTCCTGCTCGACACGAAAAACATGCTGAGCGTTGCGCCGCAGTTGCTGGGTTACCCGACCCGTTTGCTCGACGGCCATACCCTTGAAGTCCAGGTCGACAAGTCCATGGGCATCACCGCGCTGTTCACTCAACTGGCGCAGCAGAACATCGAAGTGCTGAGCCTGCGTAACAAAACCAATCGCCTCGAGGAGTTGTTCGTGTCCCTGGTGGAGAAAAATCTGTCGAAGGTGGCGGTATGA
- a CDS encoding glutathione S-transferase family protein, with product MLKIWGRKNSSNVRKPLWAAEELGLAYEAIDAGGAFGVVDTPEYRAMNPNGRVPVIEDDGFVLWESNSIVRYLMARHANDTAWYPSDLKARATADKWMDWATSSFAGPFRTVFWGVLRTPADQQDWPAINAAIKECNGLLAMADQALAAKPYLSGDEIGMGDIPLGSFIYAWFEMPIERAPQPHLEAWYARLKQRAAYKKAVMTALT from the coding sequence ATGCTGAAGATCTGGGGTCGGAAAAATTCGTCGAATGTCAGAAAACCTTTGTGGGCCGCCGAAGAACTGGGCCTGGCCTATGAAGCCATCGATGCGGGCGGCGCCTTTGGTGTGGTCGATACGCCCGAGTATCGTGCGATGAATCCCAACGGTCGCGTTCCTGTGATTGAAGACGACGGCTTCGTGCTGTGGGAATCCAACTCCATCGTGCGTTACCTGATGGCTCGCCACGCCAACGACACCGCCTGGTATCCCTCGGACCTGAAAGCCCGCGCCACTGCCGACAAATGGATGGACTGGGCCACTTCAAGTTTTGCCGGGCCGTTCCGCACCGTGTTCTGGGGTGTCTTGCGCACACCGGCAGACCAGCAGGACTGGCCCGCCATCAACGCCGCAATCAAAGAGTGCAATGGCTTGCTGGCAATGGCCGATCAGGCACTGGCGGCCAAACCGTACTTGTCCGGCGATGAAATCGGCATGGGCGACATTCCCCTCGGCAGCTTCATTTATGCCTGGTTCGAGATGCCGATCGAGCGTGCCCCGCAGCCACATCTGGAGGCCTGGTATGCACGGCTGAAGCAGCGTGCGGCGTACAAGAAAGCCGTTATGACCGCGTTGACTTAA
- a CDS encoding transglutaminase-like domain-containing protein, whose product MHEYLRPGRFIDSDHPSVVEFAEKHRGSNRDSLEQAINLYYAVREAVRYNPYTFSRDPETLRGSYALATGESYCVPKATLLAGAARHCGIPARIGLADVRNHLSTPRLLELLKSDVFAMHGYTELYLNDRWVKATPAFNQKLCEMFNVAPLEFDGINDSVFHPFNRDGEQLMEYLIDHGQFTDVPEAFFFEHLEKCYPHLFSEQLPPLLGDMQSDLSRG is encoded by the coding sequence ATGCACGAGTATCTGCGTCCCGGCCGCTTCATCGATAGTGACCACCCGTCGGTGGTGGAGTTCGCCGAAAAACATCGCGGCAGTAACCGCGACTCGCTCGAGCAGGCGATCAATCTCTATTACGCGGTGCGCGAGGCCGTGCGTTACAACCCTTACACGTTCAGCCGCGATCCAGAGACCTTGCGCGGCAGTTATGCGCTGGCGACCGGTGAGAGTTATTGCGTGCCCAAGGCCACGCTGCTCGCCGGTGCGGCGCGGCATTGCGGGATTCCCGCGCGGATCGGTCTGGCGGATGTGCGCAATCACTTGTCGACCCCGCGTTTGCTGGAATTGCTCAAGAGTGACGTGTTCGCCATGCATGGTTATACAGAGCTGTACCTGAACGATCGCTGGGTCAAAGCCACGCCGGCGTTCAACCAGAAACTCTGCGAAATGTTCAACGTTGCGCCGCTGGAATTCGACGGGATCAACGACAGCGTTTTCCACCCGTTCAATCGTGACGGCGAGCAACTGATGGAGTACTTGATCGATCACGGTCAGTTCACCGATGTGCCGGAGGCGTTCTTTTTCGAACACCTGGAAAAGTGCTATCCGCACTTGTTCAGCGAACAGTTGCCGCCACTGTTGGGGGACATGCAGAGCGATTTGAGTCGCGGCTGA